A stretch of the Vicia villosa cultivar HV-30 ecotype Madison, WI unplaced genomic scaffold, Vvil1.0 ctg.000177F_1_1, whole genome shotgun sequence genome encodes the following:
- the LOC131624989 gene encoding secreted RxLR effector protein 161-like: MVYFLGMETLYSKKGIILHQLKYELELLKRFKLQNCKIVVTPSKANHKLDSDFDGDYVDATTFKQLVGSLRYLCYTRSVICYVVGMVSRFMSKPKWSHYQAIVRILRYIKGTLKYEVLFPSRKKTDSELVSYSDSDWCGDRVDRKSTSRYLFKFLGGPISCSSKKQPVVALSTCEAGYIAGAVAACQAVWLLNLLEDLKVKIDKPLKLMIDNKYDLMNSIHIRISTLKFGYRI; this comes from the exons ATggtatattttctagggatggagactTTGTACTCAAAGAAGGGTATCATTCTacatcagctgaagtatgaacTTGAACTTCTGAAGAGATTTAAGCTGCAGAATTGTAAAATTGTTGTTACACCATCAAAAGCCAATCATAAATTGGATTCTGACTTTGATGGTGATTATGTGGATGCTACAACCTTCAAACAattggttggttctctaaggtatttgtgttaTACCAGATCTGTTATTTGTTATGTCGTTGGAATGGTCAGCAGATTCATGAGTAAACcaaagtggtcccattaccaagctatTGTCAGGATTCTAAGGTATATTAAGGGAACGCTGAAGTATGAAGTGTTATTTCCTTCTAGAAAGAAAACAGATTCAGAGTTGGTGAGTTACTCTGATTCTGACTGGTGTGGAGATAGAGTTGATAGAAAAAGTACTTCTAGATACTTGTTTAAGTTTCTGGGTGGTCCTATTTCTTGTAGTTCTAAGAAGCAGCCTGTTGTGGCTCTGTCAACATGTGAAGCTGGGTACATTGCAGGCGcggtagctgcatgtcaagctgtttGGCTTCTGAacctattagaagatctgaaggtTAAGATAGATAAACCTCTGAagttgatgattgataacaa gtatgatttgatgaatagCATACATATACGAATCTCAACCTTAAAATTTGGATATCGGATCTAA
- the LOC131624980 gene encoding uncharacterized protein LOC131624980, which yields MVFRIKYQSQYRRFSVVKILNEEGLYNKLHTYLTPNEGTTAAVMEMESGSSSLNPYQLTPTCEQSSVAQPDSAANLTGSPSASCSSTPAKRVAMSTSINDLIQAEELTPKQSTTKAKNGKKTKQIKKD from the exons ATGGTATTTCGTATCAAGTATCAATCACAATACCGACGATTCTCTGTCGTGAAGATACTTAACGAGGAAGGGCTTTACAATAAGTTGCACACCTACCTCACACCAAATGAG GGAACAACTGCTGCTGTTATGGAAATGGAAAGTGGTTCTTCATCTCTTAATCCATATCAA CTCACACCAACTTGCGAACAATCGAGCGTTGCTCAACCGGATTCTGCTGCTAACCTCACGGGGAGTCCTTCTGCAAGCTGCAGCAGTACTCCAGCCAAGAGGGTTGCTATGTCAACCTCAATTAACGATCTCATCCAGGCCGAAGAGCTCACTCCTAAACAATCAACCACTAAGGCCAAGAATGGAAAAAAGACAAAACAGATAAAAAAAGATTAA
- the LOC131624990 gene encoding uncharacterized protein LOC131624990, translated as MITTIDDGYADICIPDEFLISNFSDPIKAIVEDTYPDLIHSYLDSNYLQSRAILASTIEVVDDINQYITNLLPGEEKEYFSSDSIDKSDASSFDAYEHVTPEFLNALKTSGLPNHSIRLKVGATIMLMRNLDQSEGLCNGTRLTVTRLAAHVIEAKIISGKNVGNLFYIPRMSLSPSQSPWPFKLVRRQFPIIVSFAMTINKSQGQSLDNVGLYLPKEVFSHGQLYVAISRVKSKKGLRILIHDKDKEPMLSTTNVVFKEVFHKI; from the exons ATGATCACAACTATAGATGATGGTTATGCTGATATTTGTATTCCAGATGAGTTCTTAATTTCTAACTTTTCAGATCCGATTAAGGCAATTGTTGAAGATACGTACCCTGATCTCATTCATAGTTATCTTGATTCCAATTATCTTCAAAGTCGTGCGATCTTAGCTTCGACAATTGAAGTAGTCGATGATATCAACCAATATATAACAAACCTTCTTCCAG gagaagagaaagaatactTTAGTAGTGATTCTATTGATAAATCTGATGCAAGTAGTTTTGATGCATATGAGCACGTCACACCCGAGTTTCTAAATGCTCTTAAAACTTCGGGCTTGCCTAACCATTCAATCAGGTTAAAAGTTGGGGCTACTATTATGTTAATGCGCAACTTAGACCAGTCAGAAGGTTTGTGCAATGGTACAAGACTAACTGTTACCAGGCTTGCTGCTCATGTCATTGAAGctaagatcatttctggaaaaaatGTTGGTAACTTATTTTATATTCCTAGAATGTCTTTGTCCCCTTCACAATCACCGTGGCCATTTAAATTAGTGAGACGCCAATTTCCAATTATTGTTTCATTTGCCATGACTATTAACAAGTCTCAAGGCCAATCACTTGACAATGTTGGTTTGTACTTGCCAAAAGAAGTTTTTAGTCATGGCCAATTATATGTGGCTATCTCAAGAGTAAAATCCAAAAAGGGATTAAGGATTCTTATTCATGACAAAGATAAAGAACCTATGCTCTCTACCACCAATGTTGTATTCAAAGAAGTGTTCCATAAAATTTGA